The Helianthus annuus cultivar XRQ/B chromosome 15, HanXRQr2.0-SUNRISE, whole genome shotgun sequence genomic sequence taataaattttcataattaaaaaaaactctaataatatatttttaatatattttagactaaagagaataaaatagttgttttaaaaaaaattaatgtgtGAAAAAGTTGAGAAATTTAAAAATCGTAAGAGTGTAAGGGTGGGTGGAGTGAGTTTGGTGAGTGGAGCGGGGAGGGGAGTTTGCCGTGTTGGGAACCATTGCCACCCCTTCGGTGAGTGGTGAGGGCCAAAATCGGCGGGTATTCACCGAGAGTGAAGAGGAGAGATGTGGGTGAGGGAGAGTGATAATGGTGGGTCTCAACTcctttcaaccaatcacaaatttaccttcttttaaaaaaaaattgtttaccACTCTCCGTGTTTGACCATTGCTATTGATTGAGTGTAAAATGAGAGTGAAGTGAAGACTTGACATGGCATGACATGACATTATTGGCTAGAAAATTGTTTAAACACTCAACAAGGGTGACCATTCCCTGCACCCTAAAGCCAATAATTTACTTTAAAAAGTTTATCATATGTTTTAACGTTATAATGATTACACAAATTTACGAGAAAATGAAGAACTATTGTGTAAAGAGTAAACTGTTAAAATGGTCTCTGAGATTTGGTAAGTTTTGTCATTTTAATCTAAAGCTTAAAttttttgaatctgggtccttGTAGTTTcagttttgttgtcattttcatttaaaatcaaaatctggtcagattttctagttaacatccagtttttttccTCTCTTTTAGTGATCACGAGGTTACCGATCGAAGGCAGGTGGGTTACGAAGCCGgctagagttaaaaaagaaattatGGGATTCTTCAGAGATAGATTTAAGGAGAAATACGGGGAAAGACCATCGTTGTGCTGTGAAGGTTTTAAAACTCTCTCTGGTGCCGATAAGGAGTTTCTGGTTGAGCCGTCCTCGTTATCGGAAATCAAGGAGGCAGTCAATGATTGTGGGAGTGATAAAGCTCCTGGGCCAGACGGGATAAACTTAAAATTCATAAAAACACTTCTAGGAGCTATTCGAGGGCAATTTCAAATAGATTTTAGACAACTTTTTCGAGTATGGGGTGTTTAATGTGTGTTGCAGTTCGTCGTTTATTACGTTGGTCCCTAAAAGGAATGACCCGGTGGAGCTGAAAAATTACAGACCAATTAATCTTATCGGAATTATTAGTAAAATGGTTTCCAAAGTTCTGGCTAACAGGTTGAAAAAGGTGATAGGAACGGTGATTTCCGAGTCTCAGACAGCCTTCGTTAAAGGTACGTACATTTTTAACGGGTCATTACTTATCAATGAGATTGTTAATTGGGGGAAAAGATTTAAGAAAAAAGGTGTTCTTTTTTAAAATTGATTTCGAGAAGGCGTTTGACAACGTTAATTGGAATTTCCTCATCTCCATAATGGTTCAAATGGGGTTCCCTTCGAGGTGGTGCAATTGGATTAAAGGGGTCCTTGAGTTAGCCAGCTCGTCCGGTCTGGTTAATGGGCCCCCTACTTTTGAGTTCCAATGCTCAAAAGGATTAAGGCAAGGAGACCGTATCTCGCCATTTCTCTTCATATTGGTCATGGAGGCTTTCTCATGTATGATCGAAAAGGCTCGGAGGGAAGGAGCTATTTCGGGTATCTAAATGCCTAACAATGGGCCATGTGTTTCGCACTTATTTTATGCGGACGATGCCATTATTCTAGGGGAATGGTCCCATGATAACATCAATAATGTGGTTCGGATCCTCCGGGTTTTCCATCTATGTTCGAGGCTCAAAATTAACACTGGTAAGTCTAATATCTACACGATAGGAATAGATTCGGCTGCCCTCAAGGATATGGCTGCTACGGTGGGGTGTCAAGCTGGTAGCTTCCCATTCAAGTACCTTGGGTTGTTAGTTGGTGCTAATATGAACCGGATAGTAAACTGGAAGCCAGTCATCAATATTTTTTATTGTAGGTTGGCTAAATGGAAAACTTCGTTACTCTCAATCGGGGGTGGAATTACCCTTATCAAATCAGTCCTCGAATGCCTTCCCAACTATTATTTCTCGTTATATAAGGCCCCGAACCAAGTGATAAAAATTCTTGAGGCTAAAATAAGAGGTTTCCTATGGGGTGGTGATAACACGATGAAGAAACTTCTTTGGGTCGCGTGGGACCGAGTTACGCGTCCTAAAAACTGTGGTGGGCTTAGGCTTAGCAAGTTGAAAAGTATTAATACTTCGATGTTGGCTAAGTGGGGATGGATGTTCTTGGAGGACAAAAGGAGGTTGTGGGTTGAAGTGATCGAATCCATCCATATCACAAGGAATAGCTGGGATTTCCTCCTGGTTAGAAAGATGGTTAGTGGCGTTTGGTGCAACATCGTTCAGGTCTTAACAAAAACAACAGTTGACGGTGTTCCTCTTAGAAATTAATTCAAAGCCTCGGTCGGAAGTGGAGAAGATACCACATTCTGACTAGACCCCTGGCATGGTAACATTCCCTTACAAGAAAGGTTTCCGGAGTTATTCAAGATTGAGGTAGAGAAGGGATGTAGAGTCAGTGAGCATATCAACAATGCTGAAACTATCTGAAAGTTTAACTGGCAGTGAAAGTGTTCGTTAACTGCTGGCCTTGTCAATGATTTGGTCAATCTCTGTTGCCTAGTCCTTCCAGTTCAGCTGAATCATTCGAGGGACTCGTGGTCTTGGAACGGTGCGGCAGACGGGGAATTTAGTGTAAAGGCTGTGAAAAGAATTTTTGATAAGAACAAGTTACAATCAGATGTGCATACAATCGAATGGTGTAAGTGGCTGCCGGGTaagtgtaacatttttatttggAGAGCGGAATTGGATAGGATCGCTACACTCACTGCTTTAAAGAAAAGAAGTATATGAGGGGATGAGACAACATGCGTTTTATGTCGCGAAGGAGAGGAGACAGTGGATCACCTGTTCACCTCGTGTTACTTTGCAACTTTGCTTTTGGCTCATATCAGCAACTGGTGTGAAATTCAAAACATCTTCATGTTTTTTTTATGATCTCTTTGAAGTTGTACATCGGGCTGAAAGGTCAGAAAAAGGTGGCCCTAATGGCTCTAATTAGGATCGGCTGCTGGTGCATTTGGAGGGCTCCGAATGGTCTCAAGTTCAACAATAAGCCTATTAAATTGTTAGATATAATTAGGGAAATGAAGGCTGTAAGTTTCTTGTGGTTTTCATCTAGACCTAAAAATAAGTCGATTACTTGGAAAGATTGGTGTAAATATGTAAATTTATAGTTGGTTTCGGCTGCCTCGTTTTGAGGTGGTtcgtgttttaatgaagtttaccttTAAAAAAAAGATATGTATTAATTTAGTTCTAGGTTTTATAAATAGTTTATTTATTGTACTAAAAATATCTAATTGAAACATAAATTATTACCAATAATCGGATTCTTGGGTCTTCCACTGCAACGCAGTGGTTGTTCCCATCTCGGTGAAGGCTTGGCCCGGGGTTTTACCCGGGTTCGAGTCTTAGGGGGGCGCAGTTTTACATATTCCACGAGGTTTCTACGCATCAGGGGTGTGATACGCTTTCTAACGGTGGTCGAGTAGTCGGCCTTTAGACATAGCTCCGAAAGGGTGGGTTTACACGTAGAAAATTGTtagccattaaaaaaaaaaaaataacacttATCTATGTTTATCAAAACAGGTTAGTTCCCGTCGCAAATAATACTACCATAGACCACCGAATCTTCGAGAAGTAAACTGGATTTATATGCATCATAAAACAAGCCCATAGTTTCTCTCACATTCTTCTCAATCTTTccaacccaaaaaaaaaaaaaaaaccctgccTTCAACTTTATCCATCTATTACGCCGCTTCAATTTCCTCGTAATCATGGTGGGACAACCAACGGTCACCGTCAAACCCAGCCGGAGCGACGACATCATCGACCCTCATCAGCAGCTTCAAATCTCCGAACAAGTTAGATCTCACTTCGATTCCATTCTCCCCAAACGCCCACCTAAACCCAACCGTAGTGATCCCGTCGAATCGGGATCACTCTCCGATGAACCGGTTACTACCATCCCAGAGCTCATCAAGTTCCAGTCGTTAATATCTCAATCTCAAGTGCGTTTTTTCGGTTGTACAAAATTAATATTTATTGAGTTTAACCGTTAAGTTAACAGGGTATAGTTTCCGATGGTAACGCGGCGGTGGAAGAAGAGTTCGTGGAGACGGGATACTACAAAGAATTGGTTTCCATCGACAAAGAACATCACACGGTTTATTTATTTGTAGTAAAGTGCTATTTTCGTCCCTAGTTTGGTCACTTTTGACATTTTAGTcgaaaactcaaatcttttgcaTCTGGATCtttgtggtttcagttttattacaattataaataataaaagtGTATTATATAAATTTTCTATACAATGACCATTTTTCCTCATGgaaaaaaagacaaaatagcaagattttataaaataaatatgatcTAATTTCATTTTTGGATCAAAGttgcaataaaactgaaaccagaGGTTTGAGACTAAACTcataaaagtgaccaaacctgAGAAACAAGatggcagtttactcatttaTTTATCTATATCTTTTATGTTCTAATGATTTTATGTAATAAATGAATCCGTTTAGTGATATTATTAATTGTTGAATTGCAGACAGGAAATGGATTTATAAAGGTGGCAAGGGAGGAACATGGAGATTTATATGATTTGCAAGTGCAGACCGGAAGATACGAAGATCAAGTGGTCAAATCAAATCCTGCAACAAATGACTGGATTCCTTCAAGTGGTGATCAAGTATGAGTAATTTACATTTATGTTATATAAATTGATTATTTTGTTTTTAAGTTGTGTGAGTTTTGAAGATTTAAACGTGTCTTTGGCAGGATGAATATGTGTCGTCGAAACCTAACCGGAGTGAGAATTGGTAGATCATCGGTGACGtgtaatgtaattttatttttataatggTGATGGGAGTTTGAATCGGAAGGGATAAGATTATATATGTATTTTGAATAAAAAATGCTCAGTATTTGGTTATACAAGTACCATATGCATAAAGTAGTTGGTTTTTAATAAGGTTTTAAGAGTAAAATgcatggatagtccctgtggttttgtaaaataacatctatagtccccaacttttgaaaattacaccggtgctccctgtgatttgacagtttgttactcagatagtcCTTGAAGTAGATGAAGGTTAGTTTTCTTAGTTAAGTAGTTGTGAAATGACAAAACTACCCTTATTATATAATAACTTaaacattaaaagaaatatatatctttttattatttatttaatcaagTGGGCCAGACATCCCACCCCCTTTCTACACTCTCTCTTTCTCTGAACCACagcaccaccacccaccaccactatcACCGCCATGATTTCAAGACAATCCACTCGCCGTAGAAATCTACGATCTCCAGTCACACACCTGGATTAAATCGGATCCGAGGCCTAGGATTTTCAACCACTCCGCTTCAACGATCTTAGTGTGATGCAGGTTGGTGGTGTGAGGGTAACGAAGGAGGTTGCAGGTTCGGGTGGTTGTTGTGCAGATGATGACGGTGAACGATGGGGAACAATGGTGGTTAGGGTGAATAGCAACGGTGGAATGATGGTTGTGGTACGACAGAGATGATGAAGAGAAGGGTGACCCGAGATGACAATGGTGAGGTAGAGGAAATACGAAGAAGATGAAGCAGGTTCGGGTGTTGTTTCGCGGTTACGGCAGAGGCCGGTGGTTGTGTAGTGGTTAACGGTGGTGCGATGAAGGCTCGtgatgcagatgatgatgatAGTGTGAGTTGCTTGTGATTATAAGCTGACAGAGGTGTGGTGATGATGATCGTCAACTCGAAAACAGAATTCGAAAGCAAATTCCGTCGCTGTCGACTACGtcagcttcttct encodes the following:
- the LOC110914312 gene encoding uncharacterized protein LOC110914312 encodes the protein MGFFRDRFKEKYGERPSLCCEGFKTLSGADKEFLVEPSSLSEIKEAVNDCGSDKAPGPDGINLKFIKTLLGAIRGSSFITLVPKRNDPVELKNYRPINLIGIISKMVSKVLANRLKKVIGTVISESQTAFVKDLRKKVFFFKIDFEKAFDNVNWNFLISIMVQMGFPSRWCNWIKGVLELASSSGLVNGPPTFEFQCSKGLRQGDRISPFLFILVMEAFSCMIEKARREGAISGIDSAALKDMAATVGCQAGSFPFKYLGLLVGANMNRIVNWKPVINIFYCRLAKWKTSLLSIGGGITLIKSVLECLPNYYFSLYKAPNQVIKILEAKIRGFLWGGDNTMKKLLWVAWDRVTRPKNCGGLRLSKLKSINTSMLAKWGWMFLEDKRRLWVEVIESIHITRNSWDFLLVRKMVSGVWCNIVQVLTKTTVDGVPLRN
- the LOC110912619 gene encoding uncharacterized protein LOC110912619, with protein sequence MVGQPTVTVKPSRSDDIIDPHQQLQISEQVRSHFDSILPKRPPKPNRSDPVESGSLSDEPVTTIPELIKFQSLISQSQGIVSDGNAAVEEEFVETGYYKELVSIDKEHHTTGNGFIKVAREEHGDLYDLQVQTGRYEDQVVKSNPATNDWIPSSGDQDEYVSSKPNRSENW